TCTCGGAAGCTACAGGGCTGAATGTGTATGCTAAGATGGAATTGAACAATCCAGGTGGTAGTGCAAAGGACAGAGTCGCATTGAACATTATCAAAACCTTCTCGGAAGAACAGCATATCCACGGGTCCAAGGATAAGAAAAATAGGGTTTTCGAGGGAACCAGTGGGTCCACCGGTATCTCCTTGGCACTATGCTGCAACGCTATGGGCTTTTCGTGCCACATTTCGCTTCCCGATGATACCTCACAAGAGAAACTCTCGCTATTGACAGCTCTAGGTGCAATAGTGAATAAAGTGAAGCCAGCCAGCATTGTGGACCCTAACCAGTATGTGAATGCAGCCAAGGCGTGCGCTGAATCTTACACTGACGGTATCGGTATGTTTGCGGACCAATTCGAGAATGAGGCTAATTGGAAGTGTCATTACGCAACAACGGGTCCTGAAATATTCCTCCAATTGGACGGGAAAGTGGACGCATTCATCACCGGATGTGGTACCGGAGGTACCATGGCCGGTGTCTCCAGATACTTGAAGGAACAGAGGGGCGATTCGGTACGAGTTATCCTAGCGGATCCTCAGGGATCCGGTTTCTACAACAGAATCAAGTACGGTGTCATGTACGACAAAGTAGAGAAAGAgggaacaagaagaagacaccAAGTGGACACTTTAGTAGAAGGGATCGGGCTCAATAGAATCACAAAAAACTTCCTGAAGGCAGAGCAGTATATAGATGACTCCGTTAGGGTTACCGATGAAGAAGCGATAAAGATGGCCAAGTGGCTTTGTATCAACGACGGATTATTTGTTGGTGCCAGTACGGCTATTAACGCTGTCGCAGTGCTTAAATATGCGGAAAACTTGCCAAAGGGATCTAACGTTTGTATAATAGCCTGTGACAGTGGGTCTAGACACTTGAGCAAGTTCTGGAAAGAGGCTTTGGCCGTTGACAACAATCTGTCGCTGTCGGATATTGTATAGTTATAGTTTCTCGgacaatatatatatatgtgtgtatacaTACATTCATACAATATACATAGTAAATATTTTGAcatgaagaaggaaaaaaaaaaaaaaaataccaacCTATATTAtacagagaagaagagctcTGTAGATTGATTCTACAAGAATAAAACAAGTATAGAGCATAAGAGTGAGGCCGCTAAACATTCTCCAGATAATTGACCCCCTCATTTGGAAAAATGGATACAGTAATATTTGTATCTCCGgtgttttattttcaagatcATTCCAATATCGAACGTTGGAAATCTACCAAACCGAAACCTGGCTATGTTCCTATTCTAAACAGCGACCTTGCCAAGTTCGAGCAAACATTGAAGCAGGCACATGGAGAATACGTTCGCAAAACTACCGATGGAAAAGAACAGACTGATAAGGATGCTAAAAATAAGAATTCTGGGGACGGGAATACAGATAATTCGGATACCTCTAGCTTGAAAAGTCGGTTTGTGGATCTACAATCGTTCCTCCCCATATCACTTGAACAACAACTACATACAGTATGCTTGGGACATGTGCCTCTCGGATTAGGCGTTAAGGGAATAGATAAAGTAATGGAGAAGCTCGAGCAAGTTTTCATGAAGAGTCTAAATGCGGCTTCTAAAACGGAATACATTAAACAATGGAGTTACGTGGATTGCGTGAACT
This genomic interval from Kluyveromyces marxianus DMKU3-1042 DNA, complete genome, chromosome 4 contains the following:
- the MCY1 gene encoding putative cysteine synthase — protein: MFLPCKHHALVKLTNSSAPALNRPSLSTTPIMGSQKWKDCVCAVSVVVALGSLFYAYKQKNSTTKLSHLSPPKDGVEDLIGNTPMVKIRSLSEATGLNVYAKMELNNPGGSAKDRVALNIIKTFSEEQHIHGSKDKKNRVFEGTSGSTGISLALCCNAMGFSCHISLPDDTSQEKLSLLTALGAIVNKVKPASIVDPNQYVNAAKACAESYTDGIGMFADQFENEANWKCHYATTGPEIFLQLDGKVDAFITGCGTGGTMAGVSRYLKEQRGDSVRVILADPQGSGFYNRIKYGVMYDKVEKEGTRRRHQVDTLVEGIGLNRITKNFLKAEQYIDDSVRVTDEEAIKMAKWLCINDGLFVGASTAINAVAVLKYAENLPKGSNVCIIACDSGSRHLSKFWKEALAVDNNLSLSDIV